Proteins from a genomic interval of Terriglobales bacterium:
- a CDS encoding response regulator, translating to MTDSAAKIRAVIVDDEDLARQVVRELLAEHAEIEVVAECSNGFEAVKAVTELKPDLLFLDIQMPKLDGFEVLELIGTDMAIVFATAYDQHALRAFEVHAVDYLLKPFGAERFEQALTRAKQRLGGKLPPVSELKAATRAAGEFAERIVVREGTRVHIIPVAKLDFVEAQDDYIALASEGKKHLKQQTISSLESSLDPKHFLRIHRSYVVNLERVTKIEPFAKDTHVAILRDGSRLPVSRSGYGRLREVLEPKG from the coding sequence ATGACCGATTCAGCAGCCAAGATTAGAGCTGTCATCGTCGATGACGAAGATCTCGCGCGCCAAGTCGTCCGCGAACTGCTTGCTGAGCACGCGGAAATCGAAGTCGTCGCCGAATGCTCGAATGGATTCGAGGCGGTGAAAGCTGTTACTGAACTCAAGCCCGATCTGCTGTTCCTGGATATCCAAATGCCAAAGCTCGATGGCTTTGAAGTACTCGAGCTGATCGGTACTGACATGGCAATCGTCTTTGCCACAGCGTACGACCAGCACGCCTTGCGCGCCTTCGAAGTGCACGCGGTGGACTACTTGCTCAAACCATTCGGCGCCGAGCGTTTCGAACAGGCACTCACGCGAGCCAAACAGCGTCTCGGCGGAAAGCTTCCTCCCGTTTCGGAACTCAAAGCGGCAACACGCGCTGCTGGAGAGTTCGCCGAGCGCATCGTCGTACGAGAGGGAACTCGCGTGCACATCATTCCCGTCGCGAAACTCGATTTTGTGGAAGCACAGGATGACTACATCGCGCTCGCCAGCGAAGGAAAGAAGCATCTGAAACAGCAGACTATCTCCAGCCTCGAGTCGTCGCTCGATCCTAAGCATTTCCTGCGTATCCATCGCTCGTATGTCGTCAATCTCGAACGGGTCACAAAAATCGAACCATTTGCCAAGGACACACACGTGGCGATTCTTCGTGATGGAAGCAGGCTGCCGGTGAGCCGCTCAGGATATGGAAGACTCCGAGAGGTTCTGGAGCCGAAGGGCTGA
- a CDS encoding magnesium chelatase, with amino-acid sequence MTLPTSLGELRKSEFNEQRLKTRRVKDELRDNLIQKLKTGETIFSGIVGYDDTVVPQLINAVLSRHNFILLGLRGQAKSRMLRALTGLLDPYLPYVMDCEIHDNPYEPLCRRCNNLIAEKGEATPIAYLTPAQRYVEKLATPDVTVADLIGDIDPIKAARGGLDLASELTVHYGLLPRANRGIFAINELPDLAGKIQVALFNIMQEGDVQIKGYPVRLNLDVALVFSANPEDYTARGKIVTPLKDRIGSEIRTHYAGTVDEGVAITQQEAWTERHGHPLYVPQYIREIVEQIAFAAREDKRVDKRSGVSQRLPISTMENVISNAERRALRNAESTVVPRVSDIYGAMPAITGKLELEYEGELRGADTVVRDLIRLAVARTFDTYFKDGNMQQIIQWFDLGGQLKFSDTAPSAELMDGLKHIQGLSEKLSAVGVKAKDKAEIVVSGAEFLLEGLYAHKRIGRSEERIFMAPDKQRHAEKAPSREEVPVRNRRPYN; translated from the coding sequence ATGACCCTCCCCACCAGTCTTGGCGAACTTCGAAAAAGTGAATTCAATGAGCAGCGGTTGAAGACTCGCCGTGTAAAGGATGAGCTGCGCGATAACCTCATCCAAAAGTTAAAAACTGGAGAGACGATTTTTTCCGGCATCGTTGGATACGACGACACCGTGGTGCCGCAGTTGATCAATGCCGTGCTGTCGCGGCACAACTTCATCCTTCTTGGACTGCGCGGACAAGCCAAGAGCCGCATGCTGCGCGCTCTGACTGGCCTCCTCGATCCGTATCTGCCGTACGTAATGGATTGCGAGATTCACGACAATCCCTACGAGCCTCTCTGTCGCCGGTGCAACAACTTAATCGCAGAAAAAGGCGAGGCCACGCCGATTGCATACCTCACTCCGGCGCAGCGATACGTCGAAAAACTCGCGACTCCAGACGTCACCGTGGCCGATCTGATCGGGGACATCGATCCGATCAAAGCCGCGCGCGGAGGTCTGGATCTGGCGAGCGAACTCACGGTCCACTATGGACTGCTGCCACGAGCGAATCGCGGCATCTTCGCCATCAACGAACTTCCAGATCTGGCGGGGAAAATCCAGGTCGCGCTCTTCAATATCATGCAAGAGGGCGATGTACAGATTAAAGGCTATCCAGTGCGATTGAATTTGGACGTGGCACTGGTGTTTAGCGCGAATCCAGAGGACTACACCGCTCGCGGAAAGATCGTTACGCCACTGAAAGATCGCATAGGGTCGGAGATTCGCACGCACTACGCTGGAACGGTCGATGAAGGCGTTGCTATCACCCAGCAGGAAGCCTGGACCGAACGCCACGGGCATCCGCTGTATGTCCCGCAGTACATTCGCGAAATTGTGGAACAGATCGCCTTCGCCGCCAGGGAAGATAAGCGCGTCGATAAGCGCTCCGGCGTGAGTCAGCGCCTGCCGATCTCAACCATGGAAAACGTCATCTCGAATGCCGAGCGCCGCGCATTGCGGAACGCCGAGAGCACGGTTGTTCCTCGCGTGAGTGACATCTATGGCGCGATGCCTGCCATCACCGGCAAGCTCGAACTCGAATACGAAGGCGAACTGCGCGGGGCCGACACGGTCGTTCGCGATCTCATCCGCCTCGCTGTTGCACGCACCTTCGACACGTACTTCAAAGACGGCAACATGCAGCAGATCATTCAATGGTTCGATCTGGGCGGGCAGCTCAAATTCAGCGACACCGCGCCTTCGGCTGAACTGATGGACGGCCTCAAGCACATCCAGGGTCTCTCGGAAAAACTCAGTGCAGTCGGCGTCAAGGCGAAGGATAAAGCCGAGATCGTGGTCTCAGGCGCAGAGTTCCTGCTCGAAGGACTCTACGCACACAAACGCATCGGCCGCAGCGAGGAGCGAATCTTCATGGCGCCCGATAAGCAGCGCCACGCGGAGAAAGCTCCAAGTCGCGAGGAAGTCCCGGTTCGGAACCGGCGGCCGTACAACTAA
- a CDS encoding nucleotidyltransferase domain-containing protein, whose translation MQAKPQLKTLSDYISATEFPYPERLFHLFVGGSELHGAKLGGTDDQDIYGLFLEPMERSIGIDAPYEHFVWSTAGNDRRNTADDVDVTLYTLRKWAKLAAKGNPTCLHFLFARNESETPLRPLWETIHANRAKFLARTHIQQFIGFVDAQLGRLTGERGRGKKGQRPELESKFGYDTKAGMHSIRLLYEAIELMRTGNISFPRPEKELLIRIRQGAWSLDKLISEATLLISQAKSEATNSPLPETVDGAFLSKLVSDIYLQVWTGKMQ comes from the coding sequence ATGCAGGCTAAGCCACAGCTCAAAACGTTATCGGATTACATTTCAGCAACGGAATTCCCATATCCGGAACGCCTTTTCCACTTGTTCGTCGGAGGATCGGAACTCCACGGCGCCAAGCTCGGCGGTACCGACGACCAAGATATTTACGGTTTGTTTCTGGAACCGATGGAACGGTCGATCGGCATAGACGCTCCCTACGAGCATTTTGTCTGGAGCACGGCCGGGAATGATCGCCGTAATACTGCCGATGATGTCGACGTCACGCTGTACACGTTGCGTAAATGGGCAAAACTCGCAGCCAAAGGAAATCCCACGTGTTTGCATTTCCTCTTCGCAAGGAATGAATCGGAAACTCCACTTCGCCCGTTGTGGGAAACGATCCATGCCAACCGTGCGAAATTTCTGGCGCGGACGCACATCCAGCAATTCATCGGATTCGTAGACGCACAACTCGGAAGACTCACTGGCGAACGGGGTCGTGGAAAGAAAGGCCAACGTCCCGAACTGGAATCAAAGTTCGGCTATGACACGAAAGCCGGTATGCACTCAATCCGGTTGTTATACGAAGCCATCGAGCTGATGCGTACGGGTAATATCAGTTTTCCCAGGCCCGAAAAGGAACTGCTCATCAGAATCCGCCAGGGTGCGTGGTCGTTGGACAAGCTAATTTCAGAAGCAACATTGCTCATCAGCCAGGCCAAGAGTGAAGCGACAAATTCGCCTTTGCCGGAAACAGTGGACGGAGCATTCCTGTCGAAACTAGTCAGCGATATCTACCTTCAGGTGTGGACGGGTAAAATGCAGTAA
- a CDS encoding DUF5668 domain-containing protein — translation MSPEQWRQFWGDEMDARNRAATGTLISGLVIAGIGTVLLLDRFGIMDAAILWRLWPMLFAVGGLIHLIDANTPSGRIWGGVLISLGVLITLHEFGYIRYGFGQLWPLFLIAAGVLLAWQANEVREGRRTFSFPRVMNPGGGGGPLSSVAVFGGIERRIEGTIVEGGSLVAFFGGFKIDLSRAEMEGDRTIIDATAIFGGGEIIVPEWWKVSVEGLGIFGGYVDKTRHVPRPDRPVKTVVVRGAAVFGGIEVKSW, via the coding sequence ATGAGTCCGGAGCAATGGAGACAATTCTGGGGCGACGAAATGGACGCGCGTAACCGAGCCGCGACAGGAACGCTGATCTCGGGCCTGGTGATCGCCGGCATCGGCACCGTGCTGCTGCTCGATCGATTCGGCATCATGGACGCTGCGATCCTGTGGCGCCTATGGCCAATGCTGTTCGCGGTCGGCGGTCTGATTCACCTGATCGACGCGAACACCCCCAGCGGACGCATCTGGGGCGGAGTTCTGATCTCACTCGGCGTCCTGATCACCCTGCACGAGTTCGGATATATCCGATACGGATTTGGACAACTCTGGCCGCTGTTTCTGATCGCAGCCGGCGTGCTGCTGGCCTGGCAAGCAAATGAGGTTCGCGAAGGACGTCGCACATTTTCGTTTCCGCGAGTGATGAATCCCGGCGGAGGTGGCGGACCTTTGAGTTCTGTTGCCGTGTTCGGAGGGATCGAGCGCCGCATCGAAGGCACGATCGTGGAAGGCGGCAGTCTGGTTGCGTTCTTTGGAGGATTCAAGATCGATCTCTCTCGCGCCGAGATGGAAGGCGACCGCACCATCATCGATGCGACCGCCATCTTCGGAGGTGGCGAGATTATCGTTCCGGAATGGTGGAAGGTCTCCGTTGAGGGGCTGGGAATCTTCGGAGGATATGTCGATAAGACTCGGCATGTTCCTCGTCCCGATCGTCCGGTGAAGACCGTTGTGGTGCGTGGCGCCGCGGTGTTTGGCGGCATCGAGGTAAAGAGCTGGTAA
- a CDS encoding ATP-binding cassette domain-containing protein: MNDVSFDVYTGELLTIVGPSGAGKSSLLRLLNRLDEPTSGSVLLGGKDYREIPTRELRRQVGMVMQRPFVFPGTVAENLRFGPRQQGKNLPDSEIERLLSAVGLTGFAREQVTHLSGGEAQRVCFARALANQPTILLLDEPTSSLDEAAKFEAEAVIRTIAKQGVTSVLVTHDLAQARRLATRVARLEAGKLIQIGPVSEVLNAETSLS, encoded by the coding sequence GTGAACGACGTGAGCTTCGACGTTTATACGGGCGAATTGCTTACGATTGTAGGGCCCAGCGGGGCTGGCAAATCCTCTTTGCTGCGACTGCTGAATCGACTCGATGAGCCAACCAGCGGGAGCGTTCTGTTGGGCGGGAAAGACTATCGTGAGATCCCCACACGCGAGCTGCGCCGGCAAGTCGGCATGGTGATGCAACGACCTTTTGTATTTCCCGGCACGGTCGCAGAAAACTTGCGCTTTGGGCCGCGGCAGCAAGGGAAAAATCTTCCCGACTCGGAAATCGAGCGACTATTGAGCGCGGTCGGACTCACCGGCTTTGCCAGGGAGCAGGTCACGCACCTCTCTGGCGGCGAAGCCCAGCGCGTTTGTTTCGCCCGCGCGCTGGCCAACCAGCCCACAATTCTGCTGCTCGATGAGCCCACGTCGTCGCTCGACGAAGCTGCGAAATTCGAAGCTGAAGCTGTCATTCGAACAATTGCCAAACAGGGTGTGACATCGGTTCTGGTGACGCACGACTTGGCTCAGGCGCGTCGACTGGCCACTCGCGTCGCACGACTTGAGGCAGGCAAGCTGATTCAAATTGGTCCAGTCTCTGAGGTGCTGAATGCTGAAACATCTCTTTCCTAA
- a CDS encoding DUF5668 domain-containing protein produces MNRSHLYSHPSDTVIGIVIAIIGTLALLARLHVVQMSFNLPGDLVTWWPLLLISWGVVVLILPQRARR; encoded by the coding sequence ATGAATCGCAGCCATCTTTACTCTCACCCCAGCGACACCGTGATCGGAATCGTCATTGCCATAATCGGCACCCTGGCGCTGCTCGCGCGCCTGCATGTCGTGCAAATGAGCTTTAATCTTCCAGGAGACCTCGTAACATGGTGGCCGCTGCTGCTGATCTCCTGGGGCGTTGTCGTGCTGATTCTCCCGCAGAGAGCGAGGCGGTAG
- a CDS encoding ABC transporter permease, giving the protein MLKHLFPNELALGLAQAGVSGLLAIILALVARRRHIHVEWETAIALIRGLAQIVAVGFVLVLMLKGPQWTSAFMLSAMVLAAGATSARRTKTISGSFAVSFWSILLGSGSVIAVMTWAGVIDGAITSIVPIGSMIIANAMNTNALALERFRSEVESHIGEIESALALGAAPELSVSVEVERSFSASLIPALNNLRSLGLVWIPGLMAGMVLSGSSPLYAAIYQFVVIAMIFGSSGLTALIGTSLIRKRIFTPAEQLALVR; this is encoded by the coding sequence ATGCTGAAACATCTCTTTCCTAACGAACTCGCGCTCGGTCTCGCTCAGGCTGGGGTGAGCGGTTTGCTCGCGATTATTCTCGCGCTGGTTGCGCGGCGTCGTCATATTCACGTGGAATGGGAAACGGCTATAGCGCTCATTCGGGGCTTGGCGCAGATCGTTGCGGTTGGCTTTGTTTTGGTTCTGATGCTCAAGGGCCCGCAATGGACGAGCGCATTCATGCTTTCAGCGATGGTCCTCGCCGCTGGAGCGACGTCCGCTCGACGTACAAAGACGATTTCCGGGAGTTTTGCCGTTTCATTCTGGTCCATTTTGCTGGGATCAGGATCGGTCATCGCCGTGATGACGTGGGCGGGCGTGATCGATGGCGCAATCACCTCGATCGTCCCAATCGGCAGCATGATCATTGCCAATGCGATGAATACCAATGCGCTCGCGCTCGAACGCTTTCGTTCCGAAGTAGAGTCGCATATCGGCGAAATCGAATCCGCGCTCGCACTGGGCGCAGCGCCGGAATTGAGCGTTTCAGTCGAAGTGGAGAGATCCTTTTCGGCAAGCTTAATTCCCGCGCTAAACAATCTGCGCTCCTTGGGCCTGGTTTGGATTCCGGGCTTGATGGCAGGAATGGTGCTGTCTGGGTCGTCGCCCTTGTATGCGGCAATCTATCAGTTCGTGGTGATTGCCATGATCTTCGGTTCTTCGGGATTAACTGCGCTGATCGGCACAAGCTTGATCCGGAAGAGGATTTTTACTCCTGCCGAGCAGTTGGCATTGGTCCGGTGA
- a CDS encoding ATP-binding cassette domain-containing protein: MNILHVQIRLRLSPAFQLDCTFDAAPGFTVLFGHSGAGKTSVLNCIAGIRTPDEGKVSLNGRRLLNSNSGIELSPQNRKIAYVFQELALFPHMTVLQNVSFGVSPVANATVKARCHEMLSRFGIDHLSSRRPVDLSGGERQRVALARSLVTDPQALLLDEPLGALDRPTRMKIVDDLRAWNDEHRVPILYVTHSVREALALGERVLMMDQGKIVAQGKPSDLLDPDEWD, encoded by the coding sequence TTGAACATTCTTCATGTGCAAATCCGGCTACGGCTCTCTCCGGCCTTCCAACTCGATTGCACCTTCGACGCTGCTCCGGGATTCACCGTGCTCTTCGGCCACTCCGGAGCGGGCAAAACTTCGGTACTCAATTGCATCGCCGGAATCAGAACGCCGGATGAGGGCAAAGTTTCCCTGAACGGCAGAAGGCTATTGAATTCAAACTCAGGAATCGAACTTAGTCCTCAGAACCGGAAGATCGCTTATGTATTTCAGGAGTTGGCGTTGTTCCCCCACATGACGGTGCTGCAGAACGTTAGCTTTGGCGTTTCACCTGTAGCCAATGCAACAGTGAAAGCTCGATGCCATGAAATGCTTTCCCGATTCGGGATCGACCATCTCAGCTCTCGCAGACCGGTAGATCTCTCGGGCGGTGAAAGACAGCGAGTCGCTCTGGCGCGCTCGCTGGTAACGGATCCACAGGCGCTTCTCCTCGACGAACCCCTTGGCGCACTGGATCGACCCACGCGTATGAAAATCGTTGATGATCTGCGGGCGTGGAATGATGAACATAGAGTGCCGATTCTGTACGTGACTCATTCAGTGCGAGAAGCGCTCGCACTCGGCGAACGCGTTCTGATGATGGATCAGGGCAAGATCGTTGCTCAGGGCAAGCCGTCAGATCTGCTCGACCCTGACGAATGGGATTAA
- a CDS encoding VWA domain-containing protein produces the protein MEDLLSALSDYLLQSGFQDSWYSYEFNDGEQTLDELRQAIQQALEAGELLDENMRERLEQMRADGQFDELIEKLIERMEQEDYISIDQPFDRSRQSSVPGQSGEQQQTQVKFEVTDKGLDFLGYRTLRDLLGSLGKSSFGRHDTRDMATGIESSGASRAYEFGDTLNLDITATLSNAIQRDGLKVPIQLEYSDLQVHQCEYQSSCATVLMLDCSHSMILYGEDRFTPAKKVAMALSQLIRTQYPGDSLSLVLFHDSAEELPLSQLARVKVGPYYTNTREGLRMAQRILDRQRKDMKQIIMITDGKPSALTLEDGRIYKNAFGLDPLVVSQTLEEVSRCKRAGVMINTFMLASDFGLIQFVQKVTEMCRGKAYFTTPHTLGQYLLMDYMSRKTRTIH, from the coding sequence ATGGAGGACCTGCTGAGTGCGCTCTCAGACTATCTGCTGCAGAGTGGTTTTCAGGATTCCTGGTACTCCTATGAATTCAACGACGGCGAGCAGACGCTCGACGAACTCCGGCAAGCGATCCAGCAGGCGCTCGAAGCCGGCGAGTTGCTTGACGAGAACATGCGCGAGCGCCTCGAACAGATGCGAGCCGACGGTCAGTTCGATGAACTTATCGAGAAGCTGATCGAGCGCATGGAGCAGGAAGACTACATCAGCATCGACCAGCCCTTCGACCGATCGCGACAATCCAGCGTTCCCGGACAAAGCGGCGAGCAGCAGCAAACGCAAGTGAAGTTCGAGGTCACCGACAAAGGGCTCGACTTCCTCGGCTATCGCACCCTGCGCGATCTTCTCGGATCGCTCGGAAAATCGAGTTTCGGACGCCATGACACTCGCGACATGGCAACCGGTATCGAGTCCAGCGGCGCGTCGCGAGCTTACGAGTTCGGGGACACGCTGAACCTCGACATCACGGCCACGCTCTCAAATGCCATTCAGCGCGACGGCCTCAAAGTTCCCATTCAGCTTGAGTACTCAGATCTTCAGGTACATCAGTGCGAATACCAGTCTTCGTGCGCCACCGTGCTCATGCTCGATTGCTCGCATTCGATGATCCTGTACGGAGAAGATCGCTTCACGCCCGCGAAAAAGGTCGCAATGGCCCTTTCGCAGCTCATCCGTACGCAGTACCCCGGCGATTCCCTTTCTCTCGTGCTCTTCCACGATTCAGCCGAGGAGCTGCCGCTATCGCAACTTGCGCGCGTGAAAGTTGGGCCGTATTACACCAACACGCGCGAAGGATTGCGAATGGCGCAGCGCATCCTCGATCGCCAACGCAAGGACATGAAGCAGATCATCATGATCACCGACGGTAAGCCTTCGGCGCTCACCCTCGAAGACGGACGCATCTACAAAAACGCCTTCGGACTCGACCCTCTCGTCGTCAGTCAGACGCTCGAAGAGGTTTCACGCTGCAAGCGTGCCGGCGTAATGATCAACACCTTCATGCTCGCCTCAGATTTCGGGCTGATCCAGTTCGTTCAGAAAGTGACAGAGATGTGCCGCGGAAAGGCGTATTTCACCACTCCGCACACGCTCGGTCAGTACTTGCTAATGGACTACATGTCGCGGAAGACCCGCACGATTCACTAA
- a CDS encoding NAD(P)/FAD-dependent oxidoreductase, with amino-acid sequence MTSPFNPDVLIIGAGAAGLAAAGMLSRAGVRVLVLEARDHIGGRIATIHPAGLKVAIELGAEFVHGRPPETFELINDANLKISRIQGEPFCSNEAGLGPCDFWSRIEKVLERMKTEGLRQQSFDAFVRSLRDPQITEEDKRAACNYVRGFHAAHPEEISVQSLIEGIEAEEEIEGDSQFRLPQGYDCLVTALNDKLDNQHSRIQLDTAVKSVAWKPGCVTVEANSSTAAEHRLTAHKLLLTVPLGILNPDDGCSAINFDPPLTAKLPALSRLRVGHIIRVVLVFRSRFWTELHADGRTLQRMTFLFSGDEDFPTWWTLYPIEQPVLTAWSPADSAERLSQLKDQEICERAIQSLARVLHISLDRCRTELVTAYTHNWQTDPHSRGAYSYVASGGSGVQLELAMPLKETLFFAGEATNFQGHHGTVHGAIASGYRAAREILQS; translated from the coding sequence ATGACGTCTCCGTTTAATCCCGACGTTCTCATCATCGGCGCAGGGGCAGCGGGGCTTGCAGCCGCCGGAATGCTGTCTCGCGCGGGAGTTCGCGTGCTGGTGCTCGAAGCTCGCGATCACATCGGCGGCCGCATTGCGACCATCCATCCTGCTGGTCTGAAGGTGGCGATAGAGCTTGGCGCTGAGTTCGTGCATGGACGTCCTCCTGAAACCTTCGAACTGATCAATGACGCCAATTTGAAGATCTCGCGAATCCAAGGCGAGCCATTTTGCTCCAACGAAGCGGGCTTAGGACCGTGCGACTTCTGGTCGCGCATCGAGAAGGTCCTCGAAAGAATGAAGACAGAGGGATTGCGGCAGCAATCGTTTGACGCGTTTGTCCGCTCGCTGCGCGATCCTCAAATTACCGAGGAAGATAAACGGGCCGCCTGCAACTACGTCCGTGGATTCCATGCGGCGCATCCGGAAGAAATCAGCGTCCAGTCGCTGATCGAAGGCATTGAAGCTGAAGAAGAGATCGAGGGGGATAGCCAGTTCCGCCTCCCCCAAGGCTATGACTGCCTCGTCACTGCTCTCAACGACAAGCTCGACAATCAGCACTCGCGTATTCAACTGGATACTGCGGTGAAATCCGTTGCGTGGAAACCGGGCTGCGTAACTGTGGAAGCCAACAGTTCAACCGCTGCGGAGCATAGGCTTACTGCTCACAAATTATTGCTCACCGTCCCTCTCGGAATACTCAATCCCGACGACGGATGCAGCGCCATCAACTTCGATCCGCCGCTCACGGCGAAGCTCCCAGCCCTCTCGCGCCTGCGCGTCGGCCACATCATCCGCGTCGTCCTCGTGTTCCGCTCCCGTTTTTGGACTGAGCTGCACGCCGATGGCCGAACGTTGCAGAGAATGACGTTTCTTTTCTCAGGCGACGAAGATTTCCCCACGTGGTGGACTTTGTATCCTATCGAGCAGCCCGTGCTTACCGCCTGGTCACCTGCTGATTCGGCTGAGCGTTTATCGCAATTGAAAGATCAGGAGATCTGCGAGCGCGCGATTCAATCGCTGGCGCGTGTACTGCACATTTCTCTGGATCGCTGCCGCACCGAGCTCGTTACCGCGTATACACATAATTGGCAAACCGATCCGCACTCGCGCGGCGCCTACAGCTACGTTGCCTCGGGTGGAAGTGGAGTGCAACTAGAATTAGCCATGCCGCTGAAGGAAACCCTCTTCTTCGCCGGAGAAGCGACGAACTTTCAAGGACATCATGGAACAGTTCACGGGGCCATCGCTAGCGGATACCGCGCAGCCAGGGAAATTCTGCAATCTTGA
- a CDS encoding histidine kinase, which produces MHPILGHPRRLALYLFAWLIVTELLFYLITYHSGVSWFDAGIFFFPLSVFYAFVCLSAWYSCRGIPIEGTSFLGLVGPHLLAAIIVSGFWVLTALGFAKALSHTQRFSDIEAKVLNITQLLLIIGILEYLLAVALFYVLQAQEKSREAQQRVMEAHVLARDAELRALKAQVNPHFLFNSLHSISALTSSDPKRAREMCIALADFLRATLGLGEKELIPLQEELSLIHSFLAVEKIRFGNRLKMEETIDDQVLNCMVPPLILQPLVENAVAHGIANLTEGGWIRLNAGYASDSSAVAINVENTFDPEAPARRKSGVGLANVRRRLDTRYGKNASIAVEKNGELFHVGLVLPAERQAVAV; this is translated from the coding sequence ATGCATCCGATCCTCGGACATCCACGCCGGCTTGCGCTGTACCTGTTCGCATGGCTCATCGTCACCGAGCTGCTGTTTTACCTGATCACTTATCACAGCGGAGTCAGCTGGTTCGATGCCGGTATTTTTTTCTTTCCCCTTTCGGTCTTCTATGCTTTCGTATGTCTGTCGGCATGGTATTCATGCCGCGGCATTCCTATTGAAGGAACGAGTTTCCTTGGGCTGGTTGGACCTCATCTTCTGGCCGCGATCATAGTAAGCGGGTTCTGGGTACTCACGGCATTGGGCTTCGCCAAGGCACTCTCGCACACTCAGCGCTTCAGCGACATTGAGGCCAAAGTTCTCAACATCACTCAACTCCTGCTGATCATCGGGATTCTCGAATATCTGCTCGCGGTTGCTCTCTTCTATGTCCTTCAGGCCCAGGAAAAATCTCGTGAGGCCCAACAGCGTGTCATGGAAGCGCACGTGCTCGCGCGCGACGCGGAACTCCGCGCGCTCAAGGCTCAGGTCAATCCTCATTTCCTTTTTAACAGCCTCCACTCCATCAGCGCGCTTACCAGCAGCGATCCAAAACGGGCGCGGGAGATGTGCATCGCTTTGGCAGATTTTCTGCGCGCGACCTTGGGACTCGGTGAGAAAGAATTGATTCCGCTTCAGGAAGAACTCTCGCTTATTCATTCCTTCCTCGCTGTCGAGAAGATTCGTTTTGGGAATCGCCTGAAAATGGAAGAGACGATCGATGATCAGGTACTCAACTGTATGGTGCCGCCTTTAATCCTGCAGCCCCTGGTAGAAAACGCAGTGGCTCACGGAATCGCCAACCTGACGGAAGGCGGTTGGATTCGGCTCAACGCCGGTTATGCTTCAGATTCATCCGCAGTGGCGATCAATGTCGAGAATACCTTTGATCCCGAAGCCCCAGCGCGGCGCAAAAGCGGTGTTGGTCTCGCCAATGTGCGCCGTCGTCTGGATACACGCTACGGAAAGAACGCCAGCATCGCCGTAGAGAAGAACGGCGAGCTGTTTCACGTTGGTCTCGTGCTTCCCGCCGAGCGACAGGCGGTGGCTGTATGA
- a CDS encoding SDR family oxidoreductase, whose product MSVMKLLIIGSTGGTGRELVKQALEQGHQVTAFARTPSKLGISHHSLRVAQGDVTNYGSIEAAVSGQDAVLCALGTKVIRKNTIQSDGTRNIVQAMQTQGVKRLVVETSLDVGDSRGQLGFFFAHVIRATLLRNIFEDKELQERIVRESGLDWIIARPAMLTDGPRTGRYRAGFSASDKIARKVSRADVADFMLRQTTSNEFLRQTPGLSY is encoded by the coding sequence ATGTCAGTAATGAAGCTGCTCATCATCGGATCCACTGGCGGCACCGGCCGTGAGCTGGTGAAACAAGCGCTCGAACAAGGACATCAGGTGACCGCGTTTGCGCGTACGCCTTCCAAATTGGGAATCTCGCATCATAGCCTGCGCGTCGCGCAGGGAGACGTTACCAATTATGGCTCGATCGAGGCCGCTGTTTCCGGGCAGGATGCGGTCTTGTGCGCGCTGGGCACGAAAGTCATCCGCAAAAATACGATTCAATCCGATGGCACGCGCAACATCGTTCAAGCTATGCAGACGCAGGGCGTGAAGCGACTGGTGGTGGAAACGTCACTCGACGTGGGCGACAGCCGCGGGCAACTTGGCTTCTTCTTCGCGCACGTGATTCGCGCGACCTTATTGCGGAATATCTTCGAAGATAAGGAACTGCAGGAACGCATTGTGCGCGAAAGCGGGCTGGACTGGATCATCGCGCGTCCCGCCATGCTCACCGATGGTCCACGCACAGGCAGGTACCGTGCGGGATTCTCGGCATCCGACAAAATCGCGCGCAAGGTTTCACGCGCCGATGTCGCTGACTTTATGTTGAGGCAAACAACGAGCAATGAATTTCTGCGACAGACACCCGGCCTCTCGTACTGA